One Fuerstiella marisgermanici DNA window includes the following coding sequences:
- a CDS encoding dicarboxylate/amino acid:cation symporter: protein MSDAPVAKKKLPLHVQILIAMVIGTIIGVMVNPGDIVLSEAITATVTADDGKVQFVEALSSDPTQTLYSETFADRKAFVDSYPRLAEKLADDETETIEVTNARARFVYSMNDVLITWQRTHSGVPAVSNISEASVSKLPSYWRSLAEKHPPGLAGSITTLAKSLGDLFLRLLKMVTVPLILTSLITGVTGLGSQGNFGRMFRKTITYYVATSILAISTGLLLVNLIKPGVGAILPGGGKALEPADQSLTEIIYQQLNRMIPTNPFAAFAGGEFLSIISFAILTGMFINFVGGEHGRQLKNFFEAAFAVMMKMTAWIISLAPIGVAAFMVYATATQGLSVFQTLAWYMLTVFLALLFHAAVILPIIIKFFGKRSPLEYARHMSPALLTAFSTASSNATLPLTMSCVEKRAGISNETSSFVLPLGATINMDGTALYEVVAVLFIAQATPGFDLSVAQQITIAFTALIASVGAAGIPHAGLVMMAIVLQAVGLPLESQGIIIAVDRILDMCRTSVNVWSDSCGCAVVSQSEAS, encoded by the coding sequence ATGTCTGACGCACCCGTTGCCAAAAAGAAGCTGCCGCTGCATGTTCAAATTCTGATCGCGATGGTGATCGGCACGATCATCGGGGTGATGGTGAATCCCGGCGATATCGTTCTTTCTGAAGCGATCACAGCCACCGTCACGGCGGACGACGGCAAGGTTCAGTTTGTCGAGGCGCTTTCCAGCGACCCAACTCAAACGCTGTATTCAGAAACGTTCGCTGATCGAAAAGCGTTCGTCGACAGTTATCCCCGTCTGGCAGAAAAACTCGCCGACGACGAAACGGAAACCATCGAAGTCACCAACGCGCGAGCACGCTTTGTCTACAGCATGAACGACGTGCTGATCACCTGGCAGAGAACTCATTCCGGCGTACCGGCGGTCAGTAATATTTCGGAGGCGTCTGTCAGCAAGCTGCCTTCCTATTGGCGGTCACTCGCGGAAAAGCATCCGCCGGGCCTGGCAGGCAGCATCACCACGCTCGCCAAGAGTCTGGGCGATTTGTTTCTGCGACTGCTGAAAATGGTGACGGTGCCTCTGATTCTGACGTCGCTGATTACCGGCGTCACGGGGCTGGGCAGTCAGGGAAATTTCGGACGCATGTTCCGGAAGACCATCACCTATTATGTTGCCACCAGCATCCTGGCAATTTCGACCGGGCTGCTGTTGGTGAATCTGATCAAACCCGGCGTGGGAGCCATCCTGCCCGGCGGCGGGAAGGCTTTGGAGCCCGCGGATCAGTCGCTGACGGAGATCATTTATCAGCAGTTGAACCGGATGATCCCCACCAATCCGTTTGCCGCGTTCGCGGGGGGCGAGTTTCTATCCATCATCTCGTTCGCCATTCTGACTGGTATGTTTATCAACTTTGTTGGTGGCGAACATGGACGTCAGTTGAAGAACTTCTTCGAAGCGGCATTCGCCGTGATGATGAAAATGACGGCGTGGATTATCAGTCTGGCACCGATCGGCGTGGCCGCGTTTATGGTGTACGCCACTGCAACTCAGGGCCTAAGCGTGTTTCAGACGCTGGCCTGGTACATGCTGACCGTGTTCCTGGCGTTGTTGTTTCATGCCGCGGTAATACTGCCGATCATCATTAAGTTCTTCGGGAAACGCAGTCCGCTGGAATACGCGCGGCACATGAGTCCCGCGTTGTTGACCGCGTTTTCGACGGCATCTTCCAACGCCACGTTGCCGCTGACAATGAGCTGCGTGGAAAAGCGAGCCGGCATTTCAAACGAAACCAGTTCCTTTGTGTTGCCGCTGGGAGCAACGATTAACATGGACGGAACCGCGCTGTACGAAGTTGTTGCCGTCCTGTTTATTGCGCAGGCCACACCCGGTTTCGACTTATCGGTCGCTCAGCAAATCACCATCGCCTTCACCGCACTGATCGCCAGTGTCGGAGCGGCCGGGATCCCTCACGCTGGACTGGTGATGATGGCCATTGTACTGCAGGCCGTGGGGCTGCCCCTGGAATCGCAGGGCATCATCATCGCTGTGGACCGAATTCTGGACATGTGCCGCACG
- a CDS encoding HEAT repeat domain-containing protein translates to MTEPANDGPDSTSLGSGANANPANSPMERPLEELPPVEPPSAGFIVQLFLIPALIVAAVIGVWALFGKLAESETDWQQLVTELGSSNEHRRWRAALGLAQVLRNQQIAPDKNGTVLAEEPAVAEALTKLLKESLESKSTLDDDIKHQEFLARTLGSLQADDIVLPVLAEAMQPDPAEDSDRADVRKSSLMSVAMIAGRHFERQAQDAELITASSEDDSAEETVTLAKPLSTPTIADESVLKQLKLAAQDEEASIRHLAAYTWALVSGDEAIKQLELMLLDADEMTRANAAIGLARNGQTDGLPVLIELLELGTQEPDRSDFQNLTTEQQQEELTKRQFEQPIILANSLRAIGSLESLLTSEQREQLKPIVETLSSEHSAANIRMQAGKLAKRFNAAE, encoded by the coding sequence ATGACTGAACCTGCCAACGACGGACCTGACAGCACATCGCTCGGTAGCGGGGCCAACGCCAATCCGGCCAACTCTCCAATGGAGCGGCCATTGGAAGAACTTCCGCCGGTCGAACCGCCATCGGCAGGTTTCATTGTTCAGCTGTTCCTGATTCCGGCGTTGATTGTTGCGGCCGTAATCGGCGTGTGGGCGTTGTTCGGAAAACTGGCCGAATCGGAAACTGACTGGCAGCAACTGGTCACCGAATTGGGTAGCAGCAACGAACATCGTCGTTGGCGAGCCGCTTTGGGTCTCGCTCAGGTACTGCGAAACCAGCAGATCGCTCCCGACAAAAACGGCACCGTCCTGGCCGAAGAACCGGCCGTCGCCGAAGCACTGACCAAACTGCTGAAGGAGTCTCTGGAATCGAAATCCACCCTGGACGACGACATCAAGCATCAGGAATTTCTGGCTCGCACACTGGGATCATTGCAGGCCGACGACATCGTGTTGCCGGTGTTGGCCGAAGCCATGCAGCCAGACCCGGCGGAAGATAGTGACCGAGCCGACGTGCGCAAGAGTAGTCTGATGTCGGTGGCGATGATTGCCGGGCGACATTTTGAACGGCAGGCTCAGGACGCTGAACTAATCACAGCGAGCAGCGAAGATGATTCTGCAGAAGAAACTGTGACGCTGGCGAAACCGTTGTCGACACCGACGATCGCTGACGAAAGCGTGTTGAAGCAACTGAAGCTGGCAGCTCAGGACGAAGAAGCGTCGATCCGTCATCTGGCCGCCTACACATGGGCTTTGGTTAGCGGCGACGAAGCGATTAAGCAACTCGAATTGATGTTGCTGGATGCAGACGAAATGACGCGTGCCAATGCGGCGATCGGCCTGGCACGCAACGGTCAGACGGACGGCCTGCCCGTGCTGATTGAACTTCTGGAACTGGGAACTCAGGAACCTGATCGCAGCGATTTCCAAAACCTGACCACCGAACAGCAGCAGGAAGAACTCACCAAACGACAGTTTGAACAGCCGATCATTCTGGCCAACAGCCTGAGGGCGATCGGCAGCCTCGAATCGCTGTTGACGTCGGAACAACGCGAACAACTGAAGCCGATTGTTGAAACGCTAAGCAGCGAACACTCGGCCGCCAACATTCGCATGCAGGCGGGAAAACTGGCGAAACGCTTCAACGCTGCTGAATAG